The following are encoded in a window of Megachile rotundata isolate GNS110a chromosome 2, iyMegRotu1, whole genome shotgun sequence genomic DNA:
- the LOC105663865 gene encoding uncharacterized protein LOC105663865 has product MRSKVSPGSAGTRGNIEGGGEDREGGVDKKERAREKRKKCIRIMNREEEEIEKEVREEEIGEEGRTEDKSVKDKKGNEVLENLRKDWVLEYLSGEEEAVLTAAAKEKSEEESQERRKERNEEERMDIEECKKRSREREMEDDSREEEEGTERKRIKEVKEHEVGEENEENRLAGVTVLAMAEMPAPEEKKRWRGKIAKDATSVGHFSLESGARRSRSVSSERIEKDKEDNKVLQEKIGQKS; this is encoded by the exons ATGAGAAGTAAGGTCTCCCCTGGTAGTGCTGGAACCAGGGGAAATATAGAAGGAGGAGGGGAAGACAGGGAAGGAGGAGTGGATAAGAAGGAGAGAGcgagagaaaagagaaaaaaatgtataaggATAATGAATAGAGAGGAGGAAGAAATAGAGAAGGAGGTGAGAGAGGAGGAAATAGGAGAGGAAGGCAGAACGGAAGACAAGTCAGTAAAGGATAAAAAGGGAAATGAGGtcttggaaaatttaagaaaagacTGGGTCCTCGAATACTTGTCAGGAGAGGAAGAGGCGGTATTAACTGCAGCAGCTAAAGAGAAAAGTGAAGAGGAGAGCCaagagagaagaaaagaaaggaatGAGGAAGAAAGAATGGATATAGAGGAGTGTAAGAAAAGAAGTAGGGAGAGAGAGATGGAAGATGACTCACGGGAAGAGGAAGAGGGGACGGAGAGGAAGAGGATAAAGGAGGTGAAGGAACATGAAGTTGGCGAGGAAAACGAGGAGAATAGGTTGGCAGGAGTGACAGTGTTGGCAATGGCAGAGATGCCAGCGCCGGAAGAGAAGAAGCGGTGGCGTGGTAAAATAGCGAAGGACGCAACAAGTGTCGGCCATTTCAGTTTAGAGAGTGGTGCGAGAAGGTCGAGAAGTGTAAGTAGTGAGCGTATAGAGAAAGACAAAGAGGACAACAAGGTGTTGCAGGAGAAAATAG GGCAGAAATCGTGA